The sequence below is a genomic window from Brevibacillus agri.
GTTAAAGCACGCCGAACAAAAAGGCTTGTCCACGCCGCTCCTGAAAGTTGTCTACAATAATCTGAAGGTTTACGAACAGAAGCGGGCAGCAGGCAAATAAGGTATAATAGTGGGCGAACGTCATTAGAAATTTAGGAGGGGTACAGATGGAAGTCATCAAGATTTCCCCCCGCGGATATTGCTACGGTGTTGTCGATGCCATGGTTTTGGCGCTGCGTACAGCGCAAAACTTTGACCTTCCCCGCCCGATTCACATTTTGGGCATGATCGTACACAATGCCCACGTCGTCGAGGCGTTTGAAAAACAAGGCATTAAAACATTGGATGGAGAAGATCGGCTGGCGCTTTTGGACCAGGTGAACGAAGGAACCGTCATCTTCACCGCCCATGGCGTCTCTCCGGAGGTGCGGAAAAAAGCGCGGGACAAAGGCTTGACCGTTGTCGATGCGACCTGCCCGGACGTGACGAAGACGCACGACCTGATCCGCGAAAAAATTGCGGATGGCTACCATGTGATCTACATCGGGAAAAAAGGGCATCCGGAGCCGGAGGGGGCAGTCGGCATCGCGCCGGACCGCGTGCATCTCGTGCAAAAGCTGGAAGAGCTGGACGCGCTCGACATCCCGACCGACAAGCTGATTGTCACTAACCAGACTACGATGAGCCAGTGGGATGTCAAACATTTAATGGATGCCATCCTGCACCGTTTCCCTGGGGTAGAGGTGCACAACGAAATTTGCCTGGCTACCCAAGTGCGCCAGGAAGCAGTCGCGACGCAGGCGGGCGAGGCAGACCTGTGTATTGTCGTGGGCGATCCGCGCAGCAACAACTCCAACCGTCTGGCGCAGGTGTCGGAAGAGATCGCGAATGTGCCGTCCTATCGGATTGCGGATTTGTCCGAGCTCGACATCGAGTGGCTGCGCGGAAAGAAAAACGTTGCGGTGACGTCGGGCGCTTCCACGCCAACTCCTTTGACCAAAGAAGTGATTACCTTCCTGGAGCAATTCGATGAGTTCAACCCGGCTACATGGGAGAAGAAACGAACCGTCGACATGGAGAAAATATTGCCGAGGGTGAAATAGGAGAACGATATGCCAGGATCACATTCCGGTATGGGACTTTCGGGCGCTGGCGGAAGATACTTCAGTCTTTGCGCCCTTTATCTTTTTGTTTACTACGGGTTTGGTGCGTTTTCTCCGCTGATTACGCAGTACTACAACTCGATTTCGCTCACGGGCACCCAGATCGGCTTGATTAGCGCAGTCGCTCCCATCGTTTCGATTGTCGCCCAGCCGATGTGGGGGCTGTTTTGTGACCGCTTTCAAATTCGCAAAACTGTCTTGATTCTGACGCTTGTCGCTTCGGGACTGGCCGGACTTTTCTTCGTCGGCGTGTCCAGCTTCGCCTTTGTTTTCCTGCTCTATTTGATCCTCTCATTTTTTCAGAGCGCCGTCATTCCGATTTCGGACAGTCTGGCTTTGGGCTACGCGAAAAAAAACGGCCTGCAATTCGGCGACATCCGGCTGTGGGGAGCGGTTGGCTTTGCGCTCGCCGCCTTTGTGACAGGGCTTCTCGTCGAACAGTGGGGGCCATCCGTGCTGTTTTACTCCTACTGTCTCGCGCTGTTGATCGCCATGCTGTTTTTGCTGCGGGTGCCGGACGAGTCCGAGGAGACGTCGCGCTTTCGCGTCGGCATGCTGGCTGGCATGCGGGATTTGCTGCGGCTTCCGCGCTACCTGCTGTTTTTGCTGGCGTCCTTTTGCGTGCTTGGCGCGGTGAACGCGAACAACATCTGGTTTTCCTTGTTTTATCAGGAGATTGGCGGCACGGTGGCGGGAGTGGGGCTGGCTTTTCTGCTGTTTGCAGGCAGTGAAGCGCCGTTTATGAAGCTGGCAGGCGTTTTCGTGCGGAGGTGGGGCCTGGAGCTGACGCTGCTGCTCGCTGCTGTGTGCGGGGCGGCGCGCTGGCTCTGGTACAGTTCGGCACCCAGCACGACGTTCGTTATCGCCATGTTTTTCATTCAAGGCATCTCGGTAGGTTTTTACTTGGCGACGGCTGCCCAGTTTGTGCGCGAAAATACGCCCGCCTCCCTGCAGGTGACGGCGCTGGCCATCTTCTTTTCGGTAGGAGGCGGGCTGGGGACGATGCTGTGCAATCTCGTGGCTGGCTGGATCAAAGATTCGTATTCTACGCTAGGCATCTATTTGTTTTTTGGCATCATCACGGTAATCGGGATCATTCCGCTTGTTTTGATTACGTATGGGCCGTGGAAGCAAGCGGCTCCCGACGACAAAGTCGAGGCTACTCAATGACAAGCATGCCTTGGTAGCCGCTCTCCGGGTAGCCGGGGGCGTCCGAGACAAAGAAAAACCGCCCTTTTTTATCGGCAGAAAACTGCAGCATCGTAGACTGCGTCGGCTTCAGCTCTGTCGAGGACAGGTTCAGATCGCGAATGGAGAGATTGTGCGGGCGCGTATCCGCGTTGACGATCATTAACGAGACGCGCTCGCCTGCCCGCGCCGTTAGCTGGTTGGGCAAAAAGCCGGCGCTGGAGATCGTGACGGTGTGCGACCGCGTAGTGGCGGCGTAGGAAGTATGCAAGCGCTGGTGATGCGTCCAAAGCAGCGTTAATGTTACGGCCAGTGCGATGAGGGGATAGCGAAGCTGCCGGAACCATTGACGAGACATTTGCAAATCAGCTCCTTTGCGGCAATAACATGATGAAGTTACTATTATCCTGTCCCCACTCTGTGAACAGTAAACACATTTTTCCTCATCGACAGACGATGGGCATTCCCGAACTCTTGCTGGAAGATTTTCTCCTGGCGGGAGTTTTTTCATGTTGGCATGCGTGCAACAAAAGGCGTGGCGGGGGAGAAATTTTCCAAGCGGCAAATACGCGCTCACTTTGCCAATTCTCCGTATTGAAATATCCGTACTTTTGTAGTAGGATTACTTTGCTTTTATAGTGCGCAACACGATTCCCGCACGTGCAAAGGAGTAGAGAACGATGAAATACGGCTTTTGGCTCCCGATCTTTGGCGGTTGGCTTCGCAATGTGGAAGATGAACAAATGCCGCCTACCTTTGATTACGCAAAACAAGTCATCCAGTCAGCGGAGAAGTGGGGATTCGATACGACGCTCATCGCCGAGCTGTACTTGAACGACATCAAAGGCCCGGAACAAGACTCGCTCGAAGCGTGGTCGACAGCAGCGGCACTGGCAGCCGTGACGGAAAAAATCGAGATCATGACCGCTGTGCGCCCTGGTTTTCACAACCCGGCCGTTACGGCAAAAATGGCGGCAAACATCGACCACATCAGCAACGGACGCTTTACCTTGAACGTCGTCTCGGCCTGGTGGGAGGAAGAAGCCCGGCAATACGGCGGCATTTTTACCGAGCACGACGAGCGCTACGAGAGAACGCTGGAATTTTTGGACGTTTTAAAAGGGTTGTGGACGCAGGAAACGTTCAGCTATGACGGAAAATTTTATCAAATTCGCGAAGCCAAACTTGCGCCAAAACCAGTGCAAAAGCCGAATCCGGTATTGTACGCGGGCGGGGAAAGCGAGCGTGGCAAGCAGGTGATTTCCGCAGCGTGCGATGCTTATGTCATGCACGGAGGCACCGTAGAGGAAATCGAGCGAAAAATCAACGACATGAAACAGCGTCGCCAGGCGACGGGACAAGCGCCGTTTGCAGCGTTTGGCATGGCGGCCTACGTCATTTGCCGCGCGACGGATGAAGAGGCGCAGGAGGAGCTGGCGCGCATCACCGACGTGAAAGAATCGAGCGGCTATGCAGGCTATCAGGACTTTATCAATAAATCCCAGTTGGAAACACAGATTCAATTGCGGGACTATTCCGTCTCCAACCGCGGCTTGCGCCCGAATCTGGTCGGCACGCCGGAGCATATCGCCAAGACGATTCTCGCCTACGAACAAGCGGGCATTGATCTTCTGCTGCTGCAATTTTCGCCGCAACTGGAGGAAATGGAGCGGTTTGCCAAAGAAGTCATGCCGCTGGTAGAGAGCTTGCGCGAAGCGAGCCACAGCCTTTCGTAAGCCATCCGTTCCGGTCACAGCGATGAGCGGGCAGTCTGACAGAAAAGAGGAGATTTTTCGATGAAAAAGATTTACGTCATCCATGAAAACAGCGAGTGGACCGTGCATTTGACCAAACGTTTGCAAGAGCTGGGACTGCCGTATGAGGAATGGCATCTGGACGAGGGCGCTGTCGATTTGACGGCAGAGCCGCCGAATGGCGTTTTTTACAGCCGCATGAGCGCTTCCTCCCACACCCGCGATCATCGCTATGCGCCGGAGCTGACGGCAGCGGTTCTGAACTGGCTGGAAAGCCACGGGCGCAAGGTGTTCAACGGCACGAGCGCGCTTCGGCTGGAAGTGAGCAAGGTGGCGCAATACCTCGCGCTTGGCGAGTTCGGAATTCGCACGCCGAAGACGATCGCCACCGTCGGGCGCAAGCAACTGATAAATGCGGCACAGTCGTTTGCAAGCCAGCCGTTCATCACCAAGCATAACCGAGCAGGAAAAGGCTTGGGCGTACAGTTGTTCCATTCGCAGGAAGCGTTGGCGGCTTATGTGAACGGCCCGGATTTTGACGAGCCGGTAGACGGCATTACGCTGATCCAGGAGTACATCCAGGCGCCGGAGCCGTACATTACCCGCTGTGAGTTCGTGGGCGGCCGCTTCATTTATGCGGTGAAGGTCGATACGTCGGAAGGCTTCGAACTGTGCCCGGCAGATGCGTGCCAGATCGGCGACCTGTTCTGCCCGGTGGGCGAGGAAGTGCCTGCGAAGCCGAAGTTCCAGGTGATCGAAGGCTTTGCGGATCCGATTATTCAGCAGTACGAGCGCTTTTTGACGGCGAACAAAATCCAGGTCGCAGGCATCGAGTTCATCCGCAACCGCGACGGGGAAATTTTCACCTATGACATCAACACGAATACGAACTACAACTCGGACGC
It includes:
- a CDS encoding 4-hydroxy-3-methylbut-2-enyl diphosphate reductase, producing MEVIKISPRGYCYGVVDAMVLALRTAQNFDLPRPIHILGMIVHNAHVVEAFEKQGIKTLDGEDRLALLDQVNEGTVIFTAHGVSPEVRKKARDKGLTVVDATCPDVTKTHDLIREKIADGYHVIYIGKKGHPEPEGAVGIAPDRVHLVQKLEELDALDIPTDKLIVTNQTTMSQWDVKHLMDAILHRFPGVEVHNEICLATQVRQEAVATQAGEADLCIVVGDPRSNNSNRLAQVSEEIANVPSYRIADLSELDIEWLRGKKNVAVTSGASTPTPLTKEVITFLEQFDEFNPATWEKKRTVDMEKILPRVK
- a CDS encoding MFS transporter; this translates as MPGSHSGMGLSGAGGRYFSLCALYLFVYYGFGAFSPLITQYYNSISLTGTQIGLISAVAPIVSIVAQPMWGLFCDRFQIRKTVLILTLVASGLAGLFFVGVSSFAFVFLLYLILSFFQSAVIPISDSLALGYAKKNGLQFGDIRLWGAVGFALAAFVTGLLVEQWGPSVLFYSYCLALLIAMLFLLRVPDESEETSRFRVGMLAGMRDLLRLPRYLLFLLASFCVLGAVNANNIWFSLFYQEIGGTVAGVGLAFLLFAGSEAPFMKLAGVFVRRWGLELTLLLAAVCGAARWLWYSSAPSTTFVIAMFFIQGISVGFYLATAAQFVRENTPASLQVTALAIFFSVGGGLGTMLCNLVAGWIKDSYSTLGIYLFFGIITVIGIIPLVLITYGPWKQAAPDDKVEATQ
- a CDS encoding cupredoxin domain-containing protein, whose product is MSRQWFRQLRYPLIALAVTLTLLWTHHQRLHTSYAATTRSHTVTISSAGFLPNQLTARAGERVSLMIVNADTRPHNLSIRDLNLSSTELKPTQSTMLQFSADKKGRFFFVSDAPGYPESGYQGMLVIE
- a CDS encoding LLM class flavin-dependent oxidoreductase: MKYGFWLPIFGGWLRNVEDEQMPPTFDYAKQVIQSAEKWGFDTTLIAELYLNDIKGPEQDSLEAWSTAAALAAVTEKIEIMTAVRPGFHNPAVTAKMAANIDHISNGRFTLNVVSAWWEEEARQYGGIFTEHDERYERTLEFLDVLKGLWTQETFSYDGKFYQIREAKLAPKPVQKPNPVLYAGGESERGKQVISAACDAYVMHGGTVEEIERKINDMKQRRQATGQAPFAAFGMAAYVICRATDEEAQEELARITDVKESSGYAGYQDFINKSQLETQIQLRDYSVSNRGLRPNLVGTPEHIAKTILAYEQAGIDLLLLQFSPQLEEMERFAKEVMPLVESLREASHSLS
- a CDS encoding ATP-grasp domain-containing protein, which gives rise to MKKIYVIHENSEWTVHLTKRLQELGLPYEEWHLDEGAVDLTAEPPNGVFYSRMSASSHTRDHRYAPELTAAVLNWLESHGRKVFNGTSALRLEVSKVAQYLALGEFGIRTPKTIATVGRKQLINAAQSFASQPFITKHNRAGKGLGVQLFHSQEALAAYVNGPDFDEPVDGITLIQEYIQAPEPYITRCEFVGGRFIYAVKVDTSEGFELCPADACQIGDLFCPVGEEVPAKPKFQVIEGFADPIIQQYERFLTANKIQVAGIEFIRNRDGEIFTYDINTNTNYNSDAEAASGIYGMLEVAKFLGRELAAIE